The following coding sequences lie in one Clupea harengus chromosome 23, Ch_v2.0.2, whole genome shotgun sequence genomic window:
- the LOC116218715 gene encoding uncharacterized protein LOC116218715 produces MALSTAMIRASPTTPQEDRVKLREEDCAGAFFQDYSGNFLEPSMSPEVNHPTPFKADHPSSDVMLLLDRPRSSTSSAPLSRGAHFSAHSAQQHCLDGEAPPHLPSHLGGWHGGGLNPLYLNPAQIQNPHRCFRKPYSQQGITQWVPPAPITDIGGSVVVPDERLKFPGPCCVGIASQIPLSIFNPTDRWQQGGISTASQSIDGQQVLLMDLPAPELAPDEKPLIDLSNTPDIIRTTSMKPRGGQLIDLSSPLIKWSPEDKKENVVKEGRLIDLSF; encoded by the exons ATGGCGCTGAGCACCGCCATGATCAGGGCCAGTCCCACCACCCCTCAGGAAGATCGAGTGAAATTGAGAGAGGAGGACTGTGCGGGCGCTTTTTTTCAAGACTATTCTGGAAACTTTCTTGAGCCGTCCATGAGCCCAGAGGTTAATCATCCCACTCCGTTCAAAGCTGATCATCCTAGTTCCGATGTTATGTTGCTGTTGGACCGCCCGCGATCATCAACATCATCTGCTCCTCTTTCGAGAGGCGCTCACTTCAGTGCGCACTCCGCCCAACAACACTGCCTGGATGGAGAGGCACCCCCACATCTGCCCAGTCATTTAGGCGGGTGGCATGGAGGAGGTCTCAATCCTCTGTATCTCAATCCTGCTCAAATTCAGAACCCACACCGGTGTTTCAGAAAACCTTACAGCCAGCAAGGAATTACACAATGGGTGCCCCCAGCCCCTATCACTGATATTGGAG GCTCAGTGGTTGTGCCCGATGAACGTCTTAAATTCCCCGGTCCTTGCTGTGTGGGCATTGCCTCCCAGATACCCCTGAGTATATTCAACCCCACGGATCGTTGGCAGCAGGGCGGCATCTCCACTGCCAGTCAGTCTATTGACGGCCAGCAG GTACTGCTGATGGATCTCCCAGCTCCTGAGCTAGCCCCTGACGAGAAGCCCCTCATTGATCTGTCCAACACCCCAGACATCATCAGAACGACCTCTATGAAGCCCCGCGGAGgacag TTAATTGACCTCAGCTCACCGCTCATAAAATGGAGTCCAGAGgacaagaaagaaaatgttGTGAAGGAGGGTCGGCTCATAGACTTGTCCTTCTAA